In Gimesia benthica, a single window of DNA contains:
- a CDS encoding alternate F1F0 ATPase, F1 subunit alpha, which yields MSIHPAIQILLDNTFGKFGGVLEQHDFDPRLIEIGKVTYVGRSHARVSGLPNVQSEELLQFPNHVLGLALNLDPNEVGVVLLDPSDQLTAGDEVRRTHRLLDVPVGESLIGRVIDPVGRPLDGHGPVSAAERRPYERDPASITDRSPVTVPLQTGLKVIDALIPIGRGQRELILGDRQTGKTAIAQDTILNQKNKDVICIYCAIGQRNTAVAKVIDDLRKHGALDYTAVVVAESDAPPGLQFVAPYAATTLGEYFMDRGQDVLVIYDDLTSHARSYRELSLLLRRPPGREAFPGDIFYLHSRLLERSTHLHERLGGGSLTALPVAETEAQNLSAYIPTNLISITDGQIYLSPQLFQKGILPAVDVGRSVSRVGGKTQLPAYRAVAGDLRLSYSQFEELETFSRFSSRLDEETLATLERGRRVREIFKQPQYQTLSVPEQISVLVAMSAGVFDDIDLKHIRTLEERIAPLLESDFPHLSESILEGNKLTDGDQQAIVEAAQKQVALFTQDQA from the coding sequence ATGAGTATTCATCCTGCTATCCAGATTCTGCTCGATAACACATTCGGTAAATTCGGTGGTGTTTTGGAGCAGCACGATTTCGATCCCCGGTTGATTGAAATCGGAAAAGTCACCTACGTCGGTCGCAGTCACGCCCGGGTCAGCGGACTTCCCAACGTTCAATCAGAAGAACTGCTGCAGTTTCCCAATCATGTACTGGGACTGGCGTTGAACCTGGATCCGAATGAAGTGGGCGTCGTCCTGCTGGATCCCAGTGACCAGTTGACAGCCGGCGATGAAGTTCGCCGCACACATCGACTGTTAGACGTACCAGTCGGTGAATCATTGATCGGGCGCGTGATTGACCCGGTGGGTCGCCCCCTGGATGGCCACGGTCCCGTCTCTGCGGCCGAACGTCGTCCTTACGAACGTGATCCAGCATCGATTACGGATCGCTCCCCCGTTACGGTTCCACTACAGACCGGCCTGAAAGTGATTGACGCTCTGATCCCCATCGGTCGCGGCCAGCGGGAACTGATCCTCGGAGACCGACAGACCGGAAAGACTGCCATCGCCCAGGATACGATCCTTAACCAGAAAAACAAAGACGTGATCTGTATTTACTGCGCCATTGGTCAGAGAAATACCGCAGTCGCGAAAGTCATAGACGATCTTCGCAAGCATGGTGCGCTGGATTACACTGCTGTCGTCGTCGCCGAGAGTGATGCCCCCCCGGGTCTGCAGTTCGTAGCCCCGTATGCAGCGACCACCCTCGGCGAGTATTTTATGGACCGTGGTCAGGATGTGCTGGTCATTTATGACGATTTGACTTCTCACGCCCGTTCCTATCGCGAGCTTTCTCTGCTACTCAGACGGCCTCCCGGGCGCGAAGCCTTTCCTGGGGATATCTTCTATCTGCACTCCCGACTGCTCGAACGGTCAACACACCTGCATGAACGACTGGGAGGCGGTTCTCTGACCGCCCTTCCCGTTGCAGAAACGGAAGCTCAGAATCTTTCTGCCTATATTCCGACGAACCTGATTTCGATCACCGATGGCCAGATCTATCTGTCTCCCCAGTTATTCCAGAAAGGAATTCTGCCCGCTGTGGATGTGGGGCGTTCCGTTTCCCGAGTCGGCGGCAAGACACAACTGCCTGCCTACCGGGCAGTCGCCGGCGATTTACGGCTCTCGTACAGTCAGTTTGAGGAACTGGAAACGTTCTCCCGCTTCAGCAGTCGTCTGGATGAGGAAACGCTGGCAACACTGGAACGGGGACGACGGGTGCGTGAGATCTTCAAACAGCCTCAGTACCAGACACTTTCCGTGCCGGAGCAGATTTCGGTCCTGGTCGCGATGTCTGCAGGTGTCTTCGATGATATTGATTTAAAGCACATCCGAACTTTGGAAGAACGCATCGCTCCTCTGCTCGAATCCGACTTCCCTCATCTGAGCGAGTCCATTCTGGAGGGGAATAAACTGACCGACGGTGATCAACAGGCGATTGTAGAAGCAGCGCAAAAACAGGTTGCATTATTCACACAGGACCAGGCTTGA